One stretch of Clavibacter californiensis DNA includes these proteins:
- a CDS encoding allantoate amidohydrolase, whose product MTAAAVPDAATIVGWCGELAAVTSTPGSITRVHLSPEHARVNTMVARWMQDAGMTTWQDDAGNLHGSVPGATDDAPVLLVGSHLDTVVDAGPYDGIVGVLMGVAAVARLTGQGPLPFGIQVIAFSDEEGTRFGKALLGSSAVAGVWDDAWWDLADADGISLRQAFTDFGLDPARVGDAAIDPARLVGYLEAHIEQGPFLDDAGQALGVVTSVAGARRFTVEAVGEARHAGGTPYERRHDALLAAAEAALAVERICRSSHHLGAVGTVGTMTIAPGAVNVVPGHAWFSVDLRAESDDGRDRVWDEIATAFAGIGERRGVSVTPTEVHRAPTVPCSPRLMAAVRAGIVATGQAQPMELFSRAGHDAMSLGRITDVAMLFLRNPDGISHHPDEFVSEGDIALGLDALVEAIAHLGRSAS is encoded by the coding sequence GTGACGGCCGCCGCCGTACCGGACGCCGCGACGATCGTCGGATGGTGCGGCGAGCTCGCCGCCGTGACCTCGACGCCCGGGAGCATCACCCGCGTGCACCTGTCGCCCGAGCACGCGCGCGTGAACACGATGGTCGCGCGGTGGATGCAGGACGCCGGGATGACCACGTGGCAGGACGACGCCGGCAACCTGCACGGCAGCGTCCCCGGCGCGACGGACGACGCCCCCGTGCTGCTCGTCGGGTCGCACCTCGACACCGTCGTGGACGCCGGGCCCTACGACGGAATCGTCGGCGTGCTCATGGGGGTCGCGGCGGTCGCCCGGCTGACGGGCCAGGGGCCGCTGCCGTTCGGCATCCAGGTCATCGCCTTCTCCGACGAGGAGGGCACCCGGTTCGGCAAGGCGCTCCTCGGGTCCTCGGCGGTCGCCGGGGTGTGGGACGACGCCTGGTGGGATCTCGCCGACGCCGACGGGATCTCGCTGCGGCAGGCGTTCACGGACTTCGGGCTCGACCCCGCCCGCGTCGGCGACGCCGCGATCGACCCGGCCCGACTCGTCGGGTACCTCGAGGCGCACATCGAGCAGGGGCCCTTCCTGGACGACGCGGGCCAGGCGCTCGGCGTCGTCACGAGCGTCGCCGGCGCCCGACGGTTCACGGTCGAGGCGGTCGGGGAGGCCAGGCACGCCGGTGGCACCCCGTACGAGCGGCGACACGACGCCCTGCTCGCCGCAGCCGAGGCGGCACTGGCCGTCGAGCGGATCTGCCGCAGCTCGCACCACCTCGGCGCGGTCGGCACCGTCGGCACGATGACCATCGCACCGGGCGCGGTGAACGTCGTGCCGGGCCACGCGTGGTTCTCCGTCGACCTGCGTGCGGAGTCCGACGACGGACGCGACCGCGTCTGGGACGAGATCGCCACGGCGTTCGCCGGCATCGGGGAGCGCCGTGGGGTGAGCGTGACCCCTACGGAGGTGCATCGCGCTCCCACCGTGCCCTGCTCGCCGCGCCTGATGGCCGCCGTCCGCGCCGGCATCGTCGCCACCGGACAGGCGCAGCCGATGGAGCTGTTCTCGCGCGCAGGCCACGACGCCATGTCGCTCGGGCGCATCACCGACGTCGCGATGCTGTTCCTCCGCAACCCGGACGGCATCAGCCACCACCCGGACGAGTTCGTCTCCGAGGGCGACATCGCGCTCGGGCTGGATGCGCTCGTGGAAGCGATCGCCCATCTGGGACGGAGCGCGTCATGA